Proteins from a genomic interval of Anatilimnocola floriformis:
- a CDS encoding cysteine desulfurase family protein — protein sequence MGGEWREAGGGSKSIYLDNNATTPLDPRVLEAMTKVWRDCGANPASPHSFGRAARRLVEESREGILALLGARTTGMAADKLIFTSGGTEANHLALHGLLTEPDRGLAISALEHPSIQATAEQLRSRGVRVQRIPVLSSGLIDLASIEQLLVDEATRPQLMSLMLASNETGVLQPVAEVSRLAASSQVLVHSDAVQAIGKTDVQFHSLSVVALTVVPHKFHGPIGIGGLLLRNDVQLQPQLFGGFQQGALRPGTESAALAVGFHRALNLAISEREIRCLRMKQLRDQFEATIQTEIKSAVVVSQNILRTPNTTCISFPMLDRQALVMALDLAGVACSTGSACASGSSEPSPSLVAMGLPAAVISSALRFSLSALTTTAEIADAAERIINTVKRLQPTRN from the coding sequence GTGGGAGGCGAGTGGCGAGAGGCGGGAGGCGGGAGTAAGTCCATTTACTTGGACAATAACGCCACCACTCCGCTTGATCCGCGCGTGCTCGAGGCCATGACGAAAGTCTGGCGCGATTGCGGCGCTAACCCGGCGAGTCCGCATTCCTTCGGTCGCGCCGCTCGGCGGTTGGTGGAAGAATCGCGCGAAGGAATTCTCGCACTGCTCGGCGCTCGCACCACAGGCATGGCCGCCGATAAATTGATCTTCACCAGCGGCGGCACCGAGGCGAATCATCTGGCGCTGCATGGTTTGCTGACTGAGCCTGACCGCGGCCTGGCGATTTCTGCATTAGAACATCCCAGCATTCAAGCTACCGCTGAACAGCTTCGCTCGCGCGGAGTGCGCGTGCAGCGTATTCCGGTGTTGAGTTCTGGATTGATTGATCTGGCCTCGATCGAGCAACTGCTTGTCGACGAAGCAACTCGGCCGCAGTTGATGAGCCTGATGCTTGCCAGCAACGAGACGGGCGTTTTGCAGCCGGTGGCTGAAGTGAGTCGACTCGCGGCTAGCTCACAGGTGCTCGTTCACAGCGATGCGGTGCAAGCGATCGGCAAGACTGATGTGCAATTTCACTCGCTAAGTGTCGTCGCGTTGACGGTGGTTCCGCATAAGTTTCACGGCCCCATCGGCATCGGCGGTCTATTGCTGCGAAATGATGTACAACTACAGCCACAATTGTTTGGTGGATTTCAGCAAGGCGCGCTGCGGCCTGGCACGGAGAGCGCAGCACTGGCGGTCGGTTTTCATCGTGCGCTGAATCTGGCGATCTCCGAGCGCGAGATTCGCTGCTTGAGAATGAAACAATTGCGCGATCAGTTTGAAGCTACTATCCAAACAGAAATTAAGTCTGCCGTGGTTGTTAGCCAAAATATTTTGCGTACTCCGAACACAACGTGTATCAGTTTTCCGATGCTCGATCGCCAGGCTCTCGTAATGGCACTCGATCTGGCCGGCGTGGCTTGTTCAACCGGTTCCGCGTGTGCTAGCGGGTCGAGCGAACCCTCGCCGTCGCTCGTGGCGATGGGGCTACCCGCGGCGGTAATTTCCAGCGCACTCCGCTTCAGCTTGAGTGCGTTGACGACGACGGCCGAAATTGCCGACGCGGCTGAGCGTATCATCAATACTGTCAAGCGGTTACAACCGACGAGAAACTAG
- a CDS encoding RNA polymerase sigma factor, translating to MSEPNSIPDGSLIAAALAGDEAAFAQLARRYQGPLQHAARSRLTDRQLAEDAVQEALLNAFRWLHTYDSRYSFRTWLWTILLNQCTRIAQRRSKLPATTEEPKEERQAEASPVELLLARESADRLHALLARLPDTQADALRLRFFGGLKFEEIAQAMECSVSGAKNRVRLGLTQLAAWLNPKPLANTGERTADLAGDSR from the coding sequence ATGTCCGAGCCGAATTCCATTCCCGATGGTTCGCTGATCGCCGCGGCACTCGCTGGCGATGAGGCTGCGTTCGCGCAGTTGGCTCGGCGCTATCAAGGGCCGCTGCAACATGCCGCGCGGAGCCGGCTGACCGATCGGCAGTTGGCCGAAGATGCCGTGCAAGAGGCACTGCTGAATGCGTTTCGTTGGCTGCATACTTACGATTCGCGCTACAGCTTTCGGACTTGGCTGTGGACGATTCTGCTGAACCAATGCACGCGGATCGCGCAGCGGCGAAGCAAGTTGCCGGCAACCACGGAAGAGCCGAAAGAGGAACGCCAGGCGGAGGCTTCGCCGGTGGAACTGCTCCTCGCTCGCGAAAGCGCCGATCGATTGCATGCGCTCCTCGCGCGACTGCCCGATACACAAGCCGATGCGCTCCGGCTGCGATTTTTTGGCGGACTGAAGTTTGAAGAAATTGCGCAGGCGATGGAATGCAGTGTGAGTGGCGCGAAGAACCGCGTGCGGTTGGGACTGACGCAGTTGGCTGCGTGGTTGAATCCCAAGCCGCTCGCGAACACTGGCGAAAGAACAGCTGACCTGGCTGGAGATTCTCGATGA